The genomic window GTGACCCTGCCCTTCTGGGTCTCGATGATCGTGCGCGTCTATGCCTGGCAGATCATTCTCGGCAATAACGGCATCATCGAAAAGGTCTGGCAGTTCTTCGGCGGCGGTGATCTCGACACGCTGCTGTTTACCCCCGGCGCGATGCTGACGGGCATGGTCTACAGCTATATCCCGCTGATGGTGCTGCCGGTCTATGCCACGGTGGAAAAGCTCGACGGCGCGCTTCTGGAGGCAAGCCACGACCTCTACGCCGATCGCTGGGTCACGGCGCGCCGCATCATTCTGCCGCTCATCTGGCCGGGTCTTGCCGCCGGCGCGATCCTCGTCTTCGTGCCCGCGCTCGGCACGGTTCTGGAGCCGATGATCCTCGGCGGCGGCAAACAGATGATGATGGGCACGCTGATCCAGACCCAGTTCGGCGGCGGGCGCAACTGGCCCTTCGGCTCGGCCGTCGCGGTCGTGCTGATGGCGATGGCGGCCATCGTCCTGACCATCAATGCCCAGCGCGCGCGCAGAAACGCGATGAAGGTGCTGTCATGAGCGAGACCGCCAATATCCGACATTATCCGGGGGGCCGGCTGTTTACCGCCGTCTTCTTCCTCTGGCTCTATCTGCCGATCGCCGTTGTCATCTGGTATTCCTTCAATGAGAACCGCATCGTCTCGGTGTGGACCGGGTTTTCGACCAAATGGTATGCGAGCGCGCTCGAAAACCGGGCGCTGCTTTCTTCCGTCGAGGTGTCGCTGACGGTTGCCGTGATCGCCACGCTCTGCTCCACGCTGATCGCCCTTGCCGCGGCTCTGGTTCTGACGCGGACGCCGGGGCTGAGGTTCGCCCGGCTGTCCGAAACCATCGTCAACCTGCCGCTGCTTCTGCCGGAAATCGTTGTCTCGGTCGCCGTGCTCATCCTGTTTTCGCAGCTCGGCATCTCCGATGGCATGGTCAAGCTCGCCATCGCCCATACGACATTCTGCACGCCATTCGCCTTTCTGCCCATCCGCGCAAGGCTTCAGGGCATGAGCCCGGATTATGACGAGGCGGCGCGCGATCTCTATGCCACGCCGATGACGGCGTTTCGCCGCGTCACCCTGCCCTTGATCGCACCGGGGCTGTTTGCCGGCATGATGCTCGCCTTCGTCATGTCGATGGACGATTTCATCACCTCGAACATGCTGAACTCGGGCGGCGCGACGACGCTTCCGGTCTACATTTTCGGGCTCGTAAAACAGGGTACGACGCCGGAGCTCAACGCGATCTCGACCCTCATCATTCTCGTCTCGCTGGTTCTGGCAACCCTGGCGCTTGTCGCAAGCGCCCGCGCCATGCGGCGGGAATAGCCACATCAAAAGGTCTGGTGGGCATCGCCCGCCGCAAGAAGCGCAAAAGCGCCAACAAACAAGGTAAACGAAGGAGAGTGAACATGAAGAAGCATCTGCTGGCGACAGCCATCATTTCCGTCGCCGTTGCCACCCCCGCTCTGGCGGACGGCACGCTCAACATCTACGCTTGGTCGGATTCCATCTCGCCCGAGGTCATCGAGGCCTTCTCGAATGAAACCGGCATCACCGTCAATGTCGACGCCTTCAACTCCAACGAAGATGTCCTGACCAAGCTGCAGGCGGGCGCCTCGGGCTATGACCTCGTCACGCCGTCGCAGCATTTCGTGAAGATCATGGTCGACCAGGACCTTCTGGAAGATATCGACGCGAAGGACATGGCGGCCTATGGCCAGGTCGATGACCGCTGGAAAGGCGAATGGTGGGACCCGGAAAGCCGCTACTCCATCCCGCTTGCCTATGGAACGGCCGGCTACGCCGTCAACCGCGACCTTTACACGGGGCCGATCGACAGCTGGTCCTATTATTTCGAGCCGCCGGAAGAGCTGAAGGGCAAGATCGCCTCGCTTTCCTATCCGGACGAGGTCGTGGGCGCCGCCCAACTCTATCTCGACATTCCCTTCTGCTCGGAAGACAAGGCCGAAATGAAGAAGGTCTACGACCTGCTTCAGGCGCAGAAGCCGTTCGTCGCCGCCTATTCCTCCGACAATATCGAAAACCGTCTCGGCTCCGGCGAGGTCGCCATGCATTTCTGGTGGGACGGCAATGAGGGCCGCGCCCGCCGCGATGGCGCCAATCTCGAATATGCCATGCCGAAGGAAGGCCTCGTCGGCTGGCTCGACAGCTTCGTCGTGCCGAAGGGTGCGGAGAACGTCGATAACGCCAAGGCGTTCATCGATTATATCTCGGCCGTCGAGAACGCCACGATCCAGTACAATTACTACGGCCATTCCGCGCCCGTCGCGCTGGATGAGAGCAAGGCCGAGTTCACGCCCGAAAACGCGCCGGAACTGTTCCCGACCGTTCCGGTGAAATTCTCCGAGGCCTGCAACCCGCAGGCACAGGATCTTGTCACCAAGGTCTGGACTGACCTGCTGCAGTAATCCAATGTGACTTTGAGGGCGGGCCCGGTCTTTCCACGCGGGGACCGGGCCCGCCCCCTGTTTTCGATGAGGCCACCATGACGATCGACCGCGTCAGTGAAATCCTGGAAAAGCTCGTCGCCTTTCAGACCATATCGTCCGCCTCCAACCTCGACCTTGTCGACTGGGTCCAGACGTTACTGACACAGGCCGGTTTCAGCGTTGCCCGGCTCCCTTCCGCCTGCGGAGCGAAGGCAGGCCTTCTGGCGCGGTTCGGCGGCGGCGCGGGCGGGGTGCTGCTGTCTGCCCATACCGACGTGGTGCCGGTGGAGGGGCAGGCCTGGAGCCGCGATCCGTTCAAACTGGCGCGCCTCGATGACCGGCTTTACGGTCGCGGCGCCACGGACATGAAGGGGTTTGTCGCCTGCGTTCTGGCACATGGCGAAAGCCTGCGCGCGCATGCGCCGGATCGCCCGGTGATGATCGCCCTCAGCTTTGACGAGGAGGTCGGCTGCCGGGGCATTCCCCAGATGATCGACCGGATCATTCCGTTTCTGGGCCGGCCGGATCTCTGCATTGTCGGCGAACCGACGCTGATGCGGCCCGCCATCGGCCACAAGGGCAAGGCGAGCTACCATGCCGTATGCCGCGGCACGCCGGGCCACAGCGCCATGGCGCCGAAGTTTCAAAACGCGCTTCATCTTGCCGCCGACCTGATCATGGCGCTCAGGGCCGAGCAGGCGCGTCTCATTGCGGACGGCGCGCGCGATGGCGATTGCGAACCGCCCTTTTCCACGGTTCACGCCGGCATCATGCAGGGCGGCAAGGCGCTCAACATCGTCCCCGACAGGGCCGATGTCGATTTCGAGATCCGCCACCTTGCCGCTGAGCGCCCCGCCGACATTCTGGAGAACATTCGCGCCGGCCTGCCGGATGGCATCGAGATCATCGAGACCGGCGCCTATCCCGGCCTCGATACCGATCCGAAGGATCCCGCGCTCCGCCCGGTCATGGATGTGCTCGCCGCCCCGCTCAAGCTCGCCTTCGGCACGGAAGCCGGATTTTTCTCACGCCTCGGCATTCCCACCATCGTCTGCGGGCCGGGTACGATGGATGACGGCCACCAACCCGACGAATCCATCGCCATCGACCAACTGGTCGCCTGCCTCGGCTTTCTGAAGCGCGTCACGTCGTCGTAGGTTCTCTCACCGGAAGCAACACCGGTAGCCGCTTTCCCCGGATGCGCTTCAGAAATTGCCGGCGGAAAGCGCGGAGATTTCCTGGGCGGCCCGCATCAGCATCGGCAGATGGACCAGTTTCAGCTTTTCGGGCGGCAGGTTGCGGGCATTGCCGCCAACGCTCAGCGTGTAGATATCGCCGGTCATCGGCGCGCGCAGGACAACGCCGATGGCGTTGTGGCCGGGAACCCATTCCCCGAAGGAATCCGAATAGCCGTTGCCCGCCATGCGCGACAATGCCGCCTCGAGCGCCGGGCGTTTCTCCTTCTCCCAAGCGGAGCGATGGAGATCGGAAAGCTGCCTGAAGGCCTCCGTCCGCTCGTCTTCGCCCACGGCGAAAAGATAGGCCCGGCCGGGCGCGCTTTCGGCCAGCGGAATGCGGGAGCCGACATTGAGATTGAGCGCCACCGCCGTCGGGCGGCGCACCAGTTCCACGAACATCATATCGAGACCGTCGCGCACCGACAGCGCCACGACGCAATCCCCTTCCGCCGCCATCTGGTCCATATGGGAACGCACGAGCTCGCCGAAGCCGAACCGGCCGATCGCCGCATAACCGAGCGTCAGCACCTGGTTGGAGACGGCATATTTGCCGTATTCCGGCATGTAGCGCAGATAGCCGAGCTTGGTGAGCGTGCCGAGCAGCCGCGAGACCGTGGTCTTGTGCAGCCCCGTGCGTTCTGCAAGCGCCTGCGTACCCAGAACCTTGTCGTCCGCCCGGAAGGCTCTGAGAATCGAAAGACCGCGCGCCAGCGAACTGACGAACGGCCGTTCCTCGTTCAGGGCGGCGGCCCCGATATCCTGCCGTGGGCGGCCGCGCCGCCGGACAGGCTGATCATTTGTATCGTTGTCCTCGCTCATGAACCTTGTTTAGAGCCCTTCAGGTTGAAATGGAAGCGTTCTGCGGCAAGGAATTTGCGCCAGAACCAAGGGCTTTGGCGCCGGGCATAGCCGTCGCTATGTCCAAGCCGAAGACCGCCGGTAATGGCGCAAATTCCTTGCCGCCCTGCGGGTTCGCCCAAACCGGCCCTCCACTTTGTCGAAGCCCTTCGCTATGGCTATGCCGCGCGGGCTTCTTCGCGTGGAAGAACCGGTTTGGGCAAACAGAACTGCGTCCATTTCAGCCTGAAGGGCTCTAACCCATCCCGCGCCCGTTTGTCATTGGGTTTGACGGGCGCGGGAAGGACAAAATTCCTATTTGAGGGCGGATGGATCCGGCAGGTCGTCGTAATCGGAGCAATCGCGGTGGCTTGCCGCCGGATCGACCTTGACGTCGATCACGACCGGACCGCCGCGTCTGTGGCCTTCCCTGATCGCATCTCCGATCTGATCGGCTTCCGTTACCGTAATCCCCGAGCCGCCGAGGCCCTCGGCGACCTTGGCGAAGTCGTGATCGCCGAAATTGACGCCGATCGCCTTGTTGCCGAGATTGTCGCGCACCATGCCGAGGCCGGCATTGTTGGCGACCACATAGACGACATCGAGATTGTTCTCGGCGGCCGTCGCGATCGCATCCATGGTCATGACGAAACCGCCATCGCCGATCACGCCGGTGACGCGTTTTTCCGGGCACGTGATCTTGGCGCCGGTGGCCGCCGGCGTCGACCAGCCCATGCCGCCAATGCCGCCGGGGGCGACAAGCTGATGCGGCGTTCTGAGCGGCAGCGACGAGGTCGCCCAGATGCGGTTGGTGCCGGCGTCGAGGGTCAAGAGGTCGTCGGGCGTCAGGAAGCCGTCGAGCCCGCGCATGATATCGGCGTAGTGCACCGTTCCGGGGCGGGTCTTGTAGTGTGGCAGGTCGCCATAGCCGTTATCCGCCTTGATCTTGCCGATGAAGTCCTTGCGCCCTTCCGCCTGCCGCTGGTCGACGCCTGTGGCATCGAGCAGATAGCGGATCACGTCGGCGGCATCCGCCGTCACCGCCATGTCGACCGGCAGGACCCAGCCGGCGTTCAGCGGATCGAGATCGACCTGGATGATCGTCTGCTCGCCCGGACGCATCATCTTCTCGTCGCGGAAACGGGTATATTCCGGACCGAGGCTGCAGCCGAGCACGAGGATGACATCGGCGGCCTGAACCATGCGGTTGGCCGATTTCGCCGCCCAGTTGCCCATCATGCCGACGGCGACCGGCGTGGTCTCGTCAATGACGCCCTTGCCGTGATAGCTGGAGGCGACCGCGATCCCCTCGCGATTGGCGAACCGCGACAGCATCTCGCCGGAGCGACTCATATAGACGCCATTGCCGGCGATGATGACGGGACGTTCGGCGGCCTTCAGGGTCTCGGCGATCTTGTGCAGCGCATCGCCGTCCGGCTTCATCGGGGTCGAGCGCAGATAGCCCTCGGTCGGATAGAGTTTGGCGCGCGGATTTTCCGGCACCTCCTCGCGGATGATGTTGGTGCGCATCACCACCGCCGCCGGTCCCTGGCGCGGGGTGATGGCATGCTTGACCGCAAGCTGGGTGCCGTAGATCGCTTCCGCCGGCGTGGTCGCATAGGTGGCGTATTTGGTCATGGTCTTCATCACCGCGAAGGCGTCGCCGGCGCCGTAATCGCCGGTCATGGTCTGGTAGACGCCATACTGGGCGAAGCCGTCATAGCAGGACGTGTCGGTGAGCACGACCATCGGCGACGAGGAGAAATACGCCTCCAGAATCCCGAAAGCGCCGGTCGAGGTCGAAAACGGCCCCTGCGCCATCAACAGGCCCGGGCGGCCGGTGAGCTTGCCCGCGACCTGCGCCATCACCGACGCCGATTGCTCGGAGCGCGCCAGCACCAGTTCGAACTCGTCCTTGCGATCGAAAAACGCCGGCAGCGACCATGTGATCCCGAGGCCCGGCAGCGTGAAGCCGCGCGTGATGCCGGCCTCGATAAATGTTTTGATGACGCCTTCATTGGTTTTCATCGATTTCCTCCATTTTGAGGGGAGGATAATCAATCGTATTAATTCTGCCAAGCGCAATTTTGTATTGTTATGTGGATTTATTGATGGCACTGCCCTTCTTGCCAAGTTCGTCCGTCATGCCGGGCTCGACCCGGCATCCAGGGCAGCTTGTGATGAATTTCAGACAAGAGTCTTTGCGCAAGGACCCGGCGCTTGCTGGACCCCGGATCAAGTCCGGGGTGACGGTGGAGAGGGATGCGGCTCCGTGACCTGTTACGCGATTTATCAACAAAAAAAGGGGGCGGATTGCTCCGCCCCTCCTGAACTTTCTCGGAATGGACCGTCCCCGAGGTCCTACTTCCAGTCGCGGATATCCACGAAATGGCCCTCGATGGCGGCAGCGGCGGCCATGGCGGGGGAAACCAGATGGGTGCGGCCCTTGTAGCCCTGACGGCCCTCGAAATTGCGGTTCGAGGTCGAGGCGCAGCGCTCCTCCGGCTTCAGCCGGTCGTCGTTCATCGCCAGACACATGGAACAGCCCGGCTCGCGCCATTCGAAACCGGCATCGAGGAAGACCTTGTCGAGGCCTTCCGCTTCCGCCTGTTCCTTGACGAGCCCGGAGCCCGGCACGATCATGGCGTTGACGGTGCTTGCTACCTTGCGGCCCTTGGCGACGGCGGCGGCGGCGCGCAGATCCTCGATCCGGCCATTGGTGCAGGAGCCGATGAAGACGCGGTCAACGGCGACATCGGTCATCTTCGTGCCAGGCGCAAGGCCCATATATTTCAGCGCCCGCCACTTGGAGGTGCGCTTGTTCTCGTCCGCGATATCGTCCGGATTCGGCACTTCGCCGGTGATGGCGACGACATCCTCGGGCGACGAGCCCCAGGACACGATCGGCGGCAGGTTGGCGGCATCGAGCGTGACGACGCGGTCATAGACCGCGCCCTCATCGGTCGTCAGCGAACGCCAGTATTCCACGGCCTTGTCCCAGGCCTCGCCTTGCGGCGCGCGCGGGCGGCCCTTGATATATTCGAAGGTCTTTT from Martelella sp. NC20 includes these protein-coding regions:
- a CDS encoding ABC transporter permease, producing MRKGAVFGLLPAWLVMGLTLIVPVGIVIAVSLAERGAYGGFTWGFSFDAYRQILFTEGWSGELEFDPKYLVIIGRTVLLAAATMLICMAIALPVAYVISLCKPKTKTLLLYLVTLPFWVSMIVRVYAWQIILGNNGIIEKVWQFFGGGDLDTLLFTPGAMLTGMVYSYIPLMVLPVYATVEKLDGALLEASHDLYADRWVTARRIILPLIWPGLAAGAILVFVPALGTVLEPMILGGGKQMMMGTLIQTQFGGGRNWPFGSAVAVVLMAMAAIVLTINAQRARRNAMKVLS
- a CDS encoding ABC transporter permease: MSETANIRHYPGGRLFTAVFFLWLYLPIAVVIWYSFNENRIVSVWTGFSTKWYASALENRALLSSVEVSLTVAVIATLCSTLIALAAALVLTRTPGLRFARLSETIVNLPLLLPEIVVSVAVLILFSQLGISDGMVKLAIAHTTFCTPFAFLPIRARLQGMSPDYDEAARDLYATPMTAFRRVTLPLIAPGLFAGMMLAFVMSMDDFITSNMLNSGGATTLPVYIFGLVKQGTTPELNAISTLIILVSLVLATLALVASARAMRRE
- a CDS encoding extracellular solute-binding protein; translation: MKKHLLATAIISVAVATPALADGTLNIYAWSDSISPEVIEAFSNETGITVNVDAFNSNEDVLTKLQAGASGYDLVTPSQHFVKIMVDQDLLEDIDAKDMAAYGQVDDRWKGEWWDPESRYSIPLAYGTAGYAVNRDLYTGPIDSWSYYFEPPEELKGKIASLSYPDEVVGAAQLYLDIPFCSEDKAEMKKVYDLLQAQKPFVAAYSSDNIENRLGSGEVAMHFWWDGNEGRARRDGANLEYAMPKEGLVGWLDSFVVPKGAENVDNAKAFIDYISAVENATIQYNYYGHSAPVALDESKAEFTPENAPELFPTVPVKFSEACNPQAQDLVTKVWTDLLQ
- the argE gene encoding acetylornithine deacetylase, whose protein sequence is MTIDRVSEILEKLVAFQTISSASNLDLVDWVQTLLTQAGFSVARLPSACGAKAGLLARFGGGAGGVLLSAHTDVVPVEGQAWSRDPFKLARLDDRLYGRGATDMKGFVACVLAHGESLRAHAPDRPVMIALSFDEEVGCRGIPQMIDRIIPFLGRPDLCIVGEPTLMRPAIGHKGKASYHAVCRGTPGHSAMAPKFQNALHLAADLIMALRAEQARLIADGARDGDCEPPFSTVHAGIMQGGKALNIVPDRADVDFEIRHLAAERPADILENIRAGLPDGIEIIETGAYPGLDTDPKDPALRPVMDVLAAPLKLAFGTEAGFFSRLGIPTIVCGPGTMDDGHQPDESIAIDQLVACLGFLKRVTSS
- a CDS encoding IclR family transcriptional regulator; translation: MSEDNDTNDQPVRRRGRPRQDIGAAALNEERPFVSSLARGLSILRAFRADDKVLGTQALAERTGLHKTTVSRLLGTLTKLGYLRYMPEYGKYAVSNQVLTLGYAAIGRFGFGELVRSHMDQMAAEGDCVVALSVRDGLDMMFVELVRRPTAVALNLNVGSRIPLAESAPGRAYLFAVGEDERTEAFRQLSDLHRSAWEKEKRPALEAALSRMAGNGYSDSFGEWVPGHNAIGVVLRAPMTGDIYTLSVGGNARNLPPEKLKLVHLPMLMRAAQEISALSAGNF
- a CDS encoding thiamine pyrophosphate-binding protein, which codes for MKTNEGVIKTFIEAGITRGFTLPGLGITWSLPAFFDRKDEFELVLARSEQSASVMAQVAGKLTGRPGLLMAQGPFSTSTGAFGILEAYFSSSPMVVLTDTSCYDGFAQYGVYQTMTGDYGAGDAFAVMKTMTKYATYATTPAEAIYGTQLAVKHAITPRQGPAAVVMRTNIIREEVPENPRAKLYPTEGYLRSTPMKPDGDALHKIAETLKAAERPVIIAGNGVYMSRSGEMLSRFANREGIAVASSYHGKGVIDETTPVAVGMMGNWAAKSANRMVQAADVILVLGCSLGPEYTRFRDEKMMRPGEQTIIQVDLDPLNAGWVLPVDMAVTADAADVIRYLLDATGVDQRQAEGRKDFIGKIKADNGYGDLPHYKTRPGTVHYADIMRGLDGFLTPDDLLTLDAGTNRIWATSSLPLRTPHQLVAPGGIGGMGWSTPAATGAKITCPEKRVTGVIGDGGFVMTMDAIATAAENNLDVVYVVANNAGLGMVRDNLGNKAIGVNFGDHDFAKVAEGLGGSGITVTEADQIGDAIREGHRRGGPVVIDVKVDPAASHRDCSDYDDLPDPSALK